The window atactgcctacaggaaaatcaaagagacctttggagagaagagaaccaagtgtatgaatatcaaaagctcagatggcagcccagttctaagcaaagaagggaaggcagaaaggtggaaggagtatatagaaggtttatacaagggtgatgtacttgaggacaatattatggaaatggaagaggatgtagatgaagacgaaatgggagatacgatactgcgtgaagagtttgacagagcactgaaagacctgagtcgaaacaaggcccccggagtagacaacattccattagaactactgacggccttgggacaaccagtcctgagaaaactctaccagctggtgagcaagatgtatgagacaggcgaaataccctcagacttcaagaagaatataataattccaatcccaaagaaagcaggtgctgacagatgtaaaaattaccgaactatcagtttaataagccacggctgcaaaatactaacgcgaattctttacagacgaatggaaaagctggtagatgcagacctcggggaggatcagtttggattccatcgaaatgttggaacacgtgaggcaatactgaccttacgacttatcttagaagaaagattaagaaaaggcaaacctacgtttctagcatttgtagacttagagaaagcttttgacaatgttgactggaatactctctttcaaattctaaaggtggcaggggtaaaatacagggagcgaaaggctatttataatttgtacagaaaccagatggcagtaataagagtcgaggggcatgaaagggaagcagtggttgggaaaggagtgagacagggttgtagcctctccccgatgtgattcaatctgtatattgagcaagcagtaaaggaaacaaaagaaaaatttggagtaggtattaaaattcatggagacgaagtaaaaactttgaggttcgccgatgacattgtaattctgtcagagacggcaaaggacttggaagagcagttgaactgaatggacagtgtcttgaaaggaggatataagatgaacattaacaaaagcaaaacgaggataatggaatgtagtcaaattaaatcgggtgatgctgagggaattagattaggaaatgagacacttaaagtagtaaaggagttttgctatttaggaagtaaaataacttatgatggtcgaagtagagaggatataaaatgtagactggcaatggcaaggaaagcgtttctgaagaagagaaatttgttaacatcgaatatagatttatgtatcaggaagtcgtttctgaaagtatttgtttggagtgtagccatgtatggaagtgaaacatggacgataactagtttggacaagaagagaatagaagcttttgaaaggtggtgctacagaagaatactgaagataaggtggatagatcacgtaactaatgaggaggtattgaataggattggggagaagagaagtttgtggcacaacttgacaagaagaagggattggttggtaggacatgttctgaggcatcaagggatcaccaatttagtattggagggcagcgtggagggtaaaaatcgtagagggagaccgagagatgagtacactaagcagattcagaaggatgtaggttgcagtatgtactgggagatgaagcagcttgcataggatagagtagcatggagagctgcatcaaaccagtctcaggactgaagacaacaataacaacaacaacagtctgtatTTGCTTGCCTCGATTACGTTTAAAGATCATGTTGACTTCTATGCATTTGTCTTTCGTCTTCGTCGGAATTTGTCCTAGTGCTGCATATTTTGTAGTCGGGGACGTGGTCGTCCGTTTAGGTACTCAGTGTGGAGTGCTGAAGAAATTGTGTCGACTAAAGTGTGTTCCATGCGTCTTCGTTACGCATCATGTTGTGTATGGTACCCTCTGTTAATACGTTTCTATATTTCCCTCGTTGCCATGGCTACTGCACAGCCTATAAGTCAGGCCGGCGTGTTTCGGGGTTCCAGCTGCCCTGCATGTACAGCTCGAGTCGTTAGCTCAGTGTGACGCAGTGGAAGCGCGTAGGATAAGAAAGTTAACCACGCCAGGCCTGGGACCGGTGTATCTCATCTTCAGCCGCTCCTGTATGTCATCAGGGAGTATGTTGTATACCCACACGGCGCCCATTACCGTTCTTGTTGCCAGGTATCTAGCCTCCAGAGTGAGCTGACCCGTGTCGGGAATTGGTACTCCAGTTGTCTGTTCAGTTCtgttacgtctgaacattttaagcCCGTATGATGCTGCTCGATATCTGATCGTAATATCGACGGGGTTAGTACCACACACAGTGCTTCCGCTGATGCGGTACCAAACGTTCTGGAAGGTCTTTATAACATACTCCTCTGCCCTCGCCCGATAACACGTTTGTTCATGGCGAGTTTTAGACGATGTGCCCATgcacatagtaatagacggcaaatcatcgagtaaaactgaagtgacatcaggtgttccccagggaagcgtcctgggacctctgctgttcctgatctatatagatgacctgggtgacaatctgagcagttctcttaggttgttcgcagatgatgctgtaatttaccgtctagtaaggtcatccgaagaccactaacagttgcaaagcgatttagaaaagattgctgtatggtgcgtcaggtggcagttgacgctaaataacgaaaagtgtgaggtgttccacaggagttccaaactaaaTCCGttaggaattcgattactcgataaatagtacaattctcaaggctgtcaattcaactaagtacctgggtgttaaaattacgaacatcttcagttggaaagaccacatagataatattgtcgggaaggcgagccaaaggttgcgtttcattggcaggacacttagaagatgcaacaagtccactaaagagacagcttacactacactcgttcgtcctctgttagaatattgctgcgaggtgtgggatccttaccaggttggattgacggaggacatcgaaagggtgcaaaaaagggcagttcgttttgtattatcacgtaataggggagagagggtggcagatatgatacgcgagttgggatggaagtcattaaagcaaagacgtttttcgtcacggcgagatctatttacgaaatttcaaacaccaactttctcttcctaatgcgaaaatattttgttgagaccaacctacataggtaggaatgataatcaaaataaaataaaagaaatcagagctcgaacagaaaggtttaggtgttcgtttttcccgcgcactgttcgggagtggaatggtggagagatagtatgattgtggttcgatgaaccctctgccaagcacttaaatgtgaattgcagtgtaatcatgtagatgtagatgcactcgcAGCAAAGCTCAATACTGATCcaaagagcgcacagtggtatgttcGTATCAATGTGGCTGGTAATCTGTCATTGGCCGATTTTATGCGTGTCAGTTTTTGTAGTATTTGTTCTGTTTTATCCGTTGTCAGTCGTGTATGTTCGTTGAAACAATGTCTCTCGTCTTGGTATATCCCTAAATATCTTGTTACTACTATGCTTGTGTTCCCAAGTTTAAAACACCGATTCCTTTTCACTGATTATCTCATTAAGATGTATGCAGTTTTATTGTTTGCGACTGTTAACCTATTCGTATTGCACCGTTATTTAATTGTCTGTTCTACTTGCTTTCTCTTCTATCTGGTCTCTTTCGGCAGCCGATACGAGAACTAATACATCTGCGTGTGCCACTACTCCACACTCTCTCGCGTCTCTTTCCAGTACTTTTAGGAGGGTTCattggagaaatggttcaaatggctctaagcactatggaacttaacagctatggtcaccagtcccctagaacttagaactacttaaacctaactaacctatggacatcacacacatccatgcccgaggcaggattcgaacctgcgaccgtagcggtcgcgcagttccaggagCCTCTCCTGGGCCCTAGCTATTGTATTTATTAACCAGATAGGTCTGTATGATTTTATAACTAACGGATCACTGCCCGCGAATTCTTTTGATTATTATTGAGTTGTCTTTCTTCCAAACTATTGGTACTCTGACTAGCCTTAGTGCAGCATTTAATATTCTGGTTAATATTGGAACGATCTGTGGCGATGCCTGTTGTAATACCTCAGAATGGATCCCATCTGGCCTGGTGGCCTTATCCTTTCTCAGTCTTGCAGTCGCTTACGCAACCTCCTCTTAAGGAAAAGCGCAGGTAAAAGTAGTTGTGTGGTATGGTTCCTCAAGCTGTTCTCGCAGTGTGCTGTGTGGTTCCTAGTCTGTGGTCATGACATCATCACGAAGGAGTTTATCCAGCAGGTAGTATGCTATTTGCCTCCATCCTGGTGATATGGATCATCTTTCATTTCTTCAGTCagtgttttttttgtgtttgtgtttgtgtagtaAGGAAATGAACATGTTCAATGTTTTTTCTTGGTCTCTGTGAGAGTGGTTGTAAAAGTTTCCTTCGCTACTCTATATACTGTTTGTCTTAGTTGTTCCCTAGTTGTAATGGTTCCCTGGTATAAACGTCTTCTTCGTTACGTCCCGCACTccatatcgattttttttcttttctcggtAGCTGTTTAAATTGCCTTCTGCTGCGCTGTTTGTAGTGTTTCAGATACTTTGATGTCTCGGAAGTCAACATTCCCCTGAATTTCTATTAGATTGTTGTTTTCTTACATTCCCTCTTTTCCCAGTCTGCTGTGCCCATTAATAAATGTCTTGCCTTTCGTTCTCTGGTGGAGATTGTGTCTTGCGTCTTGGTCGTGTGAAATATTATTACATTGTGATCGCGTGTCGTTAAATGTTTGATTAAAGTTATATCTACAATCAtgaagcaaaacattatgaccacctgttatgtttgtccgcctttggaacgaaatgcgTAGCTGatttgcgtatcagggatccgacagtttgttggtagttttgtggaggtatgtgacattcgATGTCTACGAACagatcacgtaattcgcgtaaataactggccactgatttgcgtacgcggtaatggcgctcgatagcgacccagatgggttccttagaatttacatcaggcgaatttgttcgCCAACACATCAACAtgacttcactataatgctccacAAATCAATATAGCACGGTTCTAGCCCCGAGACACGAACAATATtacttctgaaagatgatatcgccgtctaggaagacatcaagcatgagcgAATGCCAGTGGTTCGTAAACTATCAGCGTATCTTCGATTCATACCACAGCCTCTAGGCAAGcacaggagaacgtctcccatagcatacTTCTGCTTCCGTAATCCTGCGGCCTcggcgtgctgcacgtttcgagccgcgccacccagccacagcacagCAACGGCTACATGGGAGTTCCCTTGCCCCAGTCATGACAGGCACATACTccatggcatacatggggagtgagCAACGCAGACGCCGACATTGTGATCCATGTGTGGTCACGGGGAACCATCGTGCAGGTACTTCATGAACTCTCCCACCACAAGGCAATGCCTACCGTGCTGGGTTTTGGGTGCACCATGACAACAGGAAGGTCAGGTGCCAGGATGGAAGGGTAGATGGGTGGACGTACAGAAAGGCACAAGCGGTGAGCATACATCACAATGGGCCACCTTTCCTGCACGACACACTTCTGTAAAATCTGGAAAAGATGACAGGTCAAACCCAATAATGGGGACAATGTAAAATCAAAAAGAAAATCGTGAACCAAGCAGGGTCCGCACCAAGAGTGCTGTCCGACAGAAAGGCAGAGGAGGTAAGAGACTGTCAAAGTATAGGAGTAAGGCTGGGGCCGCATGGTAGCCAAGCTCCTGCTTACTAAAGAGGGGTGAGCACCGTAAGTGGAGTATTGGTGGCGGGGCCAGTGGTGGCAGGGCTggcgacggtggtggtggtggtggtggtggtggtggtggtggtggtggtggtggtgctggcagTAATGACAGTGACAGGGACGGCAGTGCTGAGCCGGCAATAGCGGTGCTGGCAGCGACGGATGTGCTGGCAATTTTGCAGGTGTCACTGGCGCTGGAGGCGTCAGTGCCATTGGTGGTTGTGCTGGGGGTGATGGCGCTGGTGGACAATGGTACTGGTAGCGATgacagtggtggtgatggtgggtgacatggctgttgtttACGATGAAGGACTGGCAGGGATTCTAGGAGTGGCTTGGAGAATAATGTGGATTGTTTACGGTCTGGAGAAACACTGAGAATCTGTGATGTAGAATGGATGGTCATAGACTCCTGTAACGAGTAATAAGAGGCTTTCGAATACTGAGTTTGTGTAGGAGATTGGAATGTGTCAGAGTAGGCGCTGGCTAcgacctacactactggctattaaaattaagaaatgcaagtgataaacgggtattcattggacaatatattatactagaactgatatttgattacatttccacgcaatttgggtgcataatacctgaaaaatcagtgcccagaacaactacctctggccgtaataatggcatcgatacgcctgggcatttagtcaaacagatggcgtgtacaggtacagctgcccgtgcagcttcaacacgataccacagttcatcaagagtagtgactggcgtattatgaagagccagttgctcagccaccattgaccatacgttttcaattggtgagagatctgggtaatgtgctggccagggcagcagtcgaatattttctgtgtccagaaaggccagtacagagccttcaacatgcggtcgtccttTATaagggtgaaatgtagggtttcgcaggcatcgaatgaatggtagagccacgggtcgtaacacatctgaagtgtaacgtcccctgtccaaagtcccgtcaatgcgaacacgaggtgaccgagacgtgtaaccaatagcaccccatactatcacgccgggtgatacgccagtgtggcgatgacgaatacacgcttccaatgtgcgttccccgtgatgtcgccaaacacggatgcgaccatcataatgctgtaaacggaacctggattcatccgaaaaaatgacgttttgccattcgtgcacccaggttcgtcgttgagtacaccatcgcaggcgctcctgtctgtgatgcagcgtcaagggtaaccgcagccatggtctacttgctgatagtccatgctgttgcaaacgtcgtcgatctgttcgtgcagatggttgttatcttggaaa is drawn from Schistocerca gregaria isolate iqSchGreg1 chromosome 3, iqSchGreg1.2, whole genome shotgun sequence and contains these coding sequences:
- the LOC126355311 gene encoding forkhead box protein D1-like, with product MLGFVEGVMKMKEGQEENVTKFLGNQGPQCDESTTRIRVLREQMCWGPKSRENLSLFTRVDSQEERGEHRKWSIGGGASGGRAGDGGGGGGGGGGGGGGGGAGSNDSDRDGSAEPAIAVLAATDVLAILQVSLALEASVPLVVVLGVLYANQELRQDA